One window from the genome of Magnolia sinica isolate HGM2019 chromosome 4, MsV1, whole genome shotgun sequence encodes:
- the LOC131243915 gene encoding heme-binding-like protein At3g10130, chloroplastic: protein MGTIFGKIDVETPKFELLHSSPDYEIRKYPPSIVAQVTYSPSQLRGNRDGGFTILANYIGALGRPQNKKPEKIAMTAPVTTQTPKDTTEKIAMTAPVITHGASNGGDETMVTMQFVLPAKYQKVEEAPAPTDERVVIREEGERKYGVVRFGGVATDEVVKEKVEKLKKSLERDGHGVIGEFLLARYNPPWTLPAFRTNEIMLPIE from the coding sequence ATGGGCACCATCTTCGGCAAGATCGACGTCGAGACGCCGAAATTCGAACTCCTCCACTCCTCCCCTGACTACGAGATCCGCAAATACCCGCCGTCGATCGTAGCTCAAGTCACCTACTCCCCGTCCCAGCTCCGCGGCAACCGCGACGGCGGTTTCACCATCCTTGCCAACTACATCGGCGCGCTCGGCCGACCACAAAacaagaaaccagaaaagattgCGATGACGGCCCCTGTCACAACCCAAACACCAAAGGACACCACCGAGAAGATCGCAATGACAGCACCTGTCATAACACACGGAGCAAGCAACGGAGGAGATGAGACGATGGTGACGATGCAGTTTGTTCTGCCGGCGAAGTATCAGAAGGTCGAGGAGGCGCCGGCGCCGACAGATGAAAGGGTGGTTATAAGAGAGGAAGGGGAGAGGAAATATGGGGTGGTGAGATTTGGTGGGGTGGCAACAGATGAAGTGGtgaaggagaaggtagagaaatTGAAGAAGAGTTTGGAGAGAGATGGGCATGGAGTAATTGGAGAGTTCTTGCTGGCAAGGTATAATCCTCCTTGGACACTGCCAGCTTTCAGGACTAATGAGATCATGCTCCCCATTGAATGA
- the LOC131243916 gene encoding uncharacterized protein LOC131243916 isoform X2 produces MGLWTLLEGFLLLANALAILNEDRFLAPRGWSFSEVPGVRTKSLKGQVIGLIYATQYLRLPLMALNAITIIVMLVSG; encoded by the coding sequence ATGGGTTTGTGGACATTGCTTGAAGGCTTCCTCCTCCTCGCAAATGCCTTGGCGATACTGAATGAGGATCGGTTCCTTGCTCCGAGAGGGTGGAGCTTTTCTGAAGTGCCTGGAGTCAGGACAAAGTCACTGAAGGGGCAGGTCATTGGACTCATCTATGCAACCCAGTACTTGAGACTTCCCTTAATGGCTCTCAACGCAATCACCATTATTGTCATGCTGGTGTCTGGGTGA
- the LOC131243916 gene encoding uncharacterized protein LOC131243916 isoform X1 codes for MGWMIHTYHVGPTSARYDDSAISSDLKQNQENPIYFLIFQIAEKQDQKKIAGMGLWTLLEGFLLLANALAILNEDRFLAPRGWSFSEVPGVRTKSLKGQVIGLIYATQYLRLPLMALNAITIIVMLVSG; via the exons atggggtggatgatacatacatatcatgtggggcccacttctgctCGGTACGACGATAGCGCAATTTCAAGTGACCTG AAACAAAATCAAGAAAACCCCATCTAtttcctaatttttcaaattgcgGAGAAACAAGATCAAAAGAAAATTGCAG GGATGGGTTTGTGGACATTGCTTGAAGGCTTCCTCCTCCTCGCAAATGCCTTGGCGATACTGAATGAGGATCGGTTCCTTGCTCCGAGAGGGTGGAGCTTTTCTGAAGTGCCTGGAGTCAGGACAAAGTCACTGAAGGGGCAGGTCATTGGACTCATCTATGCAACCCAGTACTTGAGACTTCCCTTAATGGCTCTCAACGCAATCACCATTATTGTCATGCTGGTGTCTGGGTGA